DNA from Streptobacillus felis:
ACCAGAAATATTAAATATAGATGATGATTTAAGATTAGTAAAATTTCATAAAGATTTTTCTTTTGCCTTAAAATTGTATCAAGATTTAGAGACTTTATGGTTAGTTGATGGTGAGAAAGAAATATATGATGAAGCATTGCTTGAAAGAATGTATTCTTATCTAGAAAGTATAGGAGAACTATACTTCATATATTATAAAATAGAGGGAGAATACAAACCTATAGGTGATGTAACCTTTTCTAAGGAATATATGCCTATAGTTATAGGGGAAAAGGAATTTAGAGGTAAAGGTATAGGTAAAAAAATAATTAGTGCTTTGATAAATAGGGCTAAAGATTTAGGTTATGATAAAATAGAAGTTAATGAAATTTATGATTTTAATAATAATTCTAAAAAACTATTTACATCCCTTGGATTTAAAGAACATATTAAAAGAGATAAGGGTATGGGATATATATTAAATTTAAAATAATAGGAGTTAAAATGGAAGTAAGTATAAGACAATTACAAGAGTATTTACTAGAACATTATGAAAATAGACGAACAGAACAGGGACTATTTTTAAAACTAGTAGAAGAAATGGGAGAAGTTGCAGAAGTTTTAAATATTAGAGCAGGACTTAAAAAAGGTGAAACTTCTACTGAAGAATTAGGTATAGAACTTGCAGATATAATACATTACACTGTAGCTATAGCTGCAATAAATAATATAGATTTAACTGACATTATACTTAAAAAAGATGAAAAATCCGCAATAAAATACAATCATAAGATGAATTTAAAAGAATATATTTCTAAAAAATGATTTTCATTTTCAATAAATTCCTATTGTCTTTTGTATTTTCCAAGGTACAATATATTAGGGAAGAGTTATGATAGAAAGAAGGGATTTAAATGAAAAAATTTTTATTAGCA
Protein-coding regions in this window:
- a CDS encoding GNAT family N-acetyltransferase; the encoded protein is MPIQGIKQPEILNIDDDLRLVKFHKDFSFALKLYQDLETLWLVDGEKEIYDEALLERMYSYLESIGELYFIYYKIEGEYKPIGDVTFSKEYMPIVIGEKEFRGKGIGKKIISALINRAKDLGYDKIEVNEIYDFNNNSKKLFTSLGFKEHIKRDKGMGYILNLK
- a CDS encoding MazG nucleotide pyrophosphohydrolase domain-containing protein → MEVSIRQLQEYLLEHYENRRTEQGLFLKLVEEMGEVAEVLNIRAGLKKGETSTEELGIELADIIHYTVAIAAINNIDLTDIILKKDEKSAIKYNHKMNLKEYISKK